In Trifolium pratense cultivar HEN17-A07 linkage group LG7, ARS_RC_1.1, whole genome shotgun sequence, a genomic segment contains:
- the LOC123897024 gene encoding lysine-specific demethylase JMJ705 codes for MALSESNADVFPWLKSMPVAPEYRPTPAEFEDPIGYIFKIEKEASKYGICKIIPPFPPSPKKTAIANLNRSLPNSTFTTRQQQIGFCPRKSRPVKRPVWQSGDHYTFTEFEAKAKWFEKSYLKKHSKKKGNGGGALEMETLFWKATVDKPFSVEYANDMPGSAFSMSSSKFRHSGESASVAHSAWNMRGVSRAKGSLLRFMKEEIPGVTSPMVYLAMLFSWFAWHVEDHDLHSLNYLHMGASKTWYGVPRDAAVAFEDVVRVHGYGGEINPLVTFSILGEKTTVMSPEVFISAGVPCCRLVQNAGEFVVTFPRAYHTGFSHGFNCGEAANIATPEWLRVAKDAAIRRASINYPPMVSHFQLLYDLALALCSRVPGGISAGPRSSRLKDKKKGEGDSVVKELFVQDVLRNNDLLHVLGKESSVVLLPRSSVDISICSKLRVGCRQQKVNPGFSINVCNSEGMNSSKGFVSDDLVFNRNCGIVQEKNSHSVKGEFNLLSEGKGISPFDANSNTSPSSSKQLHRSKESETSQGDGLSDQRLFSCVTCGLLNFSCVAIVRPSEPAARYLMSANCSFFNDWVVGSGVPSNKFTVAGEDENIPEPNIHTEWTEKNAQVEALNTEGGNANTALALLASAYGNSSDSEEDAVDNHESNTIHSTSESLPSNVQVSHDNPMTRHDKDDILSESTSYKAHGFEGNLSQPCDQSLEDQDYKTTSGVALENTRQMPYSTTYSSQDANNAEKSLSVEAMVAVNHKNALLVPQCDEDSSRMHVFCLEHAVDAEQQLRPIGGAHILLLCHPDYPKIEAEAKLVAEDLGIDYMWKNITYRHGTKEDEERIQLAVDSEEAIPGNGDWAVKLGINLFYSANLSRSPLYSKQMPYNSVIYYAFGRSTQASSPIEPKVYQRRSDKHKKVVAGKWCGKVWMSNQVHPLLAKRDSEDVEDEKSLHGLVLPNVKIEASGSTPKTETAITKSGRKRKTTIGSRRTRRGGFVKKDVVLDNSAEDKPNPRPRRIVKQDGAAESDLVSDDSLDDDYRMRRMSFNVKKAKFIDNDAVSDDAMDLDSDCHQMGELRSKQVEYTERDSISEDSLDVGSLQHRKTSRNKHANCIIEDAISDDQMENGCQMQQNRIPKKRQGKSLAEKDSVISDDQLELNMQKQWRSNSRSRKAKYLTEEDSVSDNQANVYCRKYQRRTVKVRQARCVVGEDLMSDDQLKDPFLNQKPSISRRKNKVIDREVKNEMSDDQLDDHFQKQQKKIPKGRRHTKQTDEEVIDDSAEDDMSLNNEMEDDSLQQYKRTHPTKQSKPKTLRQMKQSKSLQIKNQTLPVKRGVGLRMKSKAAQQVKQPSRLRSKQSGSSREPSLDMEEEEEGGPSTRLRKRVQKAQESEVKSTEKQTKRKSAKDVTATKVSARDPKTEDEEAEHQCDIEGCTMSFESKQELLHHKRNVCPVKGCGKKFFSHKYLVQHRRVHEDDRPLKCPWKGCKMSFKWAWARTEHIRVHTGVRPYACAEPGCGQTFRFVSDFSRHKRKTGHLAKKIRQ; via the exons ATGGCCCTTTCTGAATCAAACGCTGACGTATTCCCATGGCTGAAATCCATGCCAGTAGCCCCCGAATACCGACCTACTCCAGCAGAGTTCGAAGATCCGATCGGTTACATTTTCAAGATCGAAAAAGAAGCTTCCAAATACGGAATCTGTAAAATCATTCCACCGTTTCCACCCTCACCTAAGAAAACCGCCATAGCTAACCTAAACAGGTCACTACCTAATTCCACATTCACTACACGTCAGCAACAGATCGGGTTCTGTCCCCGTAAGTCCCGACCCGTTAAACGACCCGTTTGGCAGAGTGGGGACCACTACACCTTTACGGAGTTTGAAGCAAAAGCTAAATGGTTTGAGAAAAGTTACCTGAAGAAGCATAGCAAGAAGAAGGGTAATGGTGGTGGTGCTCTTGAAATGGAAACACTGTTTTGGAAAGCGACGGTTGATAAACCTTTTTCAGTTGAATATGCAAATGATATGCCTGGTTCCGCTTTTTCGATGTCGTCGTCGAAATTTCGTCACTCCGGTGAGTCTGCTTCGGTTGCTCATAGTGCTTGGAACATGAGAGGGGTTTCAAGGGCAAAAGGGTCTTTGTTGAGGTTTATGAAGGAGGAGATTCCTGGGGTTACTTCACCCATGGTTTATCTTGCTATGCTTTTTAGTTGGTTTGCTTGGCATGTTGAAGATCACGATCTTCATAGCTTGAATTATCTTCATATGGGTGCTTCCAAGACTTGGTACGGTGTTCCTAGAGATGCTGCTGTTGCTTTTGAGGATGTTGTTAGGGTTCATGGCTATGGTGGAGAGATTAACCCTCTTG TTACATTTTCTATTCTTGGTGAGAAAACCACAGTGATGTCACCAGAAGTGTTTATTAGTGCAGGTGTTCCATGCTGCAG GTTAGTGCAAAATGCTGGAGAATTTGTTGTGACATTTCCAAGAGCCTATCACACAGGGTTTAGTCATG GTTTTAATTGTGGAGAGGCAGCAAACATTGCAACACCTGAGTGGTTGAGGGTTGCCAAGGATGCTGCTATTCGGAGGGCTTCAATAAATTATCCTCCCATGGTTTCACATTTCCAGTTACTTTATGACCTTGCCTTAGCTTTGTGTTCAAG AGTCCCTGGGGGAATCAGTGCGGGACCACGGAGTTCTCGTCTTAAAGATAAGAAGAAGGGTGAAGGAGACTCTGTAGTTAAAGAACTATTTGTCCAGGATGTGTTACGAAACAATGATCTGCTTCATGTACTTGGAAAAGAATCTTCTGTAGTACTTCTTCCTCGCAGTTCAGTTGACATTTCTATTTGCTCAAAATTACGTGTTGGATGTCGGCAACAAAAAGTGAACCCTGGATTTTCCATTAATGTATGCAATTCTGAGGGAATGAATTCCTCAAAAGGTTTTGTTTCTGATGATCTGGTATTCAACAGGAATTGTGGAATCGTTCAAGAAAAAAATTCTCATTCTGTGAAAGGCGAGTTTAATCTGTTGTCCGAAGGGAAGGGGATTTCCCCATTTGATGCAAACAGTAACACATCCCCTTCAAGTTCCAAGCAGCTTCATAGAAGCAAGGAAAGTGAAACTAGTCAAGGAGATGGATTGTCAGATCAGAGACTGTTTTCGTGTGTCACGTGTGGGCTATTAAACTTTTCATGTGTTGCTATTGTACGTCCTAGCGAACCAGCAGCAAGATATCTTATGTCTGCTAACTGTAGCTTCTTTAATGATTGGGTTGTTGGTTCTGGAGTACCTAGCAATAAATTTACTGTTGCCGGTGAAGATGAAAATATTCCTGAGCCAAATATTCATACAG AGTGGACAGAGAAAAATGCCCAAGTAGAGGCTTTAAATACTGAAGGAGGAAATGCTAATACAGCTCTTGCATTATTAGCTTCAGCATATGGAAATTCTTCCGACTCTGAGGAAGATGCAGTTGACAATCATGAATCAAATACAATACACTCTACATCAGAAAGTTTGCCTTCTAATGTTCAGGTTTCCCATGATAATCCTATGACTAGGCATGATAAAGATGATATTCTTTCAGAGAGTACTAGTTACAAAGCACATGGGTTTGAGGGTAATTTGAGTCAGCCTTGTGACCAATCTTTGGAGGATCAGGATTATAAAACCACTTCAGGAGTTGCATTGGAAAATACAAGGCAAATGCCTTATTCCACCACATATAGTTCCCAAGATGCTAATAATGCTGAAAAATCACTGTCAGTTGAAGCCATGGTTGCTGTCAATCATAAAAATGCTTTATTGGTACCGCAATGTGACGAAGACTCATCTAGAATGCATGTATTCTGTCTAGAGCATGCTGTAGATGCAGAACAGCAACTTCGCCCAATAGGTGGAGCCCACATATTGCTCTTGTGCCATCCAG ATTATCCCAAGATAGAGGCTGAAGCAAAGTTGGTGGCAGAAGATTTGGGGATTGATTACATGTGGAAGAATATTACCTACAGGCATGGCACCAAAGAGGATGAGGAGAGGATCCAGTTAGCTGTGGATAGCGAGGAAGCGATTCCTGGGAATGGGGACTGGGCTGTAAAGCTAGGAATAAATCTCTTTTATAGTGCAAATCTTAGCCGCTCTCCCCTTTATAGCAAGCAGATGCCTTACAATTCTGTTATATATTATGCATTTGGTCGTAGCACTCAAGCAAGCTCGCCCATAGAACCAAAGGTCTATCAGAGAAGGTCCGACAAGCATAAAAAGGTAGTTGCTGGCAAATGGTGCGGTAAAGTTTGGATGTCTAATCAGGTCCATCCCCTTTTAGCAAAAAGGGATTCTGAAGATGTTGAGGATGAGAAAAGTTTACATGGATTGGTATTGCCTAATGTGAAAATTGAGGCATCTGGAAGTACCCCCAAAACTGAAACTGCTATTACAAAATCAGGTAGGAAAAGGAAAACGACCATAGGCAGTAGACGAACCAGGAGAGGAGGATTTGTTAAAAAAGACGTGGTTTTAGATAATTCCGCTGAAGATAAACCCAATCCTCGGCCAAGGAGGATTGTTAAACAAGATGGTGCAGCTGAAAGTGATTTAGTTTCTGATGATTCGCTTGATGATGATTATCGCATGCGACGTATGAGTTTTAATGTCAAAAAAGCTAAATTTATTGACAATGATGCGGTTTCAGATGATGCAATGGACCTTGATTCTGATTGTCATCAGATGGGAGAACTTAGAAGCAAGCAAGTTGAATATACAGAGAGAGACTCAATTTCAGAGGATTCTTTGGATGTTGGTTCACTTCAACACAGAAAGACTTCTAGAAACAAGCATGCCAACTGCATAATTGAAGATGCAATTTCTGATGACCAAATGGAGAATGGTTGTCAGATGCAGCAAAATAGAATTCCTAAAAAAAGGCAAGGCAAATCCCTTGCTGAAAAAGATTCCGTGATATCAGATGACCAACTGGAGCTGAACATGCAGAAGCAGTGGCGGAGTAATTCTAGAAGTAGGAAAGCCAAATACCTCACCGAAGAGGATAGTGTATCAGATAACCAAGCGAATGTCTATTGTCGCAAGTACCAAAGAAGGACAGTCAAAGTCAGGCAAGCCAGATGTGTAGTAGGGGAAGATTTAATGTCTGATGACCAATTGAAGGATCCCTTTCTAAACCAGAAACCAAGTATTTCTAGAAGGAAAAACAAAGTCATTGATAGAGAAGTTAAAAATGAAATGTCTGATGACCAACTGGATGATCACTTTCAGAAGCAGCAGAAAAAAATTCCTAAGGGCAGGAGGCACACCAAACAGACTGATGAAGAAGTTATTGATGACTCGGCTGAAGATGATATGAGTTTAAATAACGAAATGGAAGATGATTCTCTTCAGCAGTACAAGAGAACTCATCCAACTAAACAATCCAAACCAAAGACACTTAGACAAATGAAGCAATCCAAATCCCTCCAGATAAAAAACCAGACACTTCCGGTGAAACGAGGGGTTGGGTTGCGGATGAAATCAAAGGCTGCTCAGCAAGTAAAGCAGCCTTCTCGTTTGCGGAGTAAACAATCTGGTAGCTCCAGAGAGCCTAGTTTAGATATGGAAGAGGAGGAAGAAGGTGGACCTAGCACACGCCTTAGAAAGAGGGTCCAAAAAGCTCAGGAGTCTGAAGTAAAATCAACAGAAAAGCAAACCAAAAGGAAAAGTGCAAAGGATGTTACAGCTACAAAGGTTTCAGCTCGCGATCCCAAAACAGAGGACGAGGAAGCAGAACATCAGTGTGACATTGAGGGATGCACCATGAGTTTTGAATCAAAACAAGAATTGTTGCACCATAAGAGAAATGTCTGTCCAGTAAAAGGTTGCGGAAAAAAGTTTTTCTCACACAAATATCTGGTGCAGCACCGGCGAGTTCATGAAGATGACCGTCCCCTGAAATGTCCCTGGAAGGGGTGCAAGATGTCTTTCAAGTGGGCATGGGCTCGAACTGAGCATATTCGAGTGCACACTGGTGTACGTCCTTATGCGTGTGCCGAACCAGGTTGTGGGCAAACATTCAGATTTGTGTCTGATTTCAGTCGTCATAAGCGAAAGACTGGGCATTTAGCAAAGAAGATTCGTCAATAG